Proteins encoded in a region of the Pristis pectinata isolate sPriPec2 chromosome 16, sPriPec2.1.pri, whole genome shotgun sequence genome:
- the snx21 gene encoding sorting nexin-21 isoform X2 translates to MASKLLHRFRRRVEKCGVADETGEDFPEKSELYDETEGVSARLSGTLSFGDAGGVEEDGAPADMDSDPDFLCSFESDELERAENPLGELKHCNLLTKQLQESWKKARVKFIEEKLIFEVTSANVIQESSSKYVAYTIHVIRSGCFDEDKALITRRYTDFAKLNETLHKHFREDMGKVVFPKKKIRKNYTHETIAKRSRAFEQYLQHIHSIADIRRSKIFLEFFYLRDLIVGQGLLRGGMCEDAMETLINALHLQQKLCSCDASHLLFTLASISVCYQEQDLLEEAQAYCERALQTIENQENHPLLVPLLHSNIRLSWKIAKDKRQSEARLQQVQEAGVDVLNQPTLKEHLIKYFSE, encoded by the exons ATGGCCTCCAAACTCCTGCACAGGTTTCGGAGGAGGGTTGAAAAATGCGGCGTTGCTGACGAAACGGGGGAAGACTTTCCTGAGAAATCGGAGCTTTACGACGAGACGGAGGGGGTGTCCGCCCGCCTCAGCGGGACTCTGAGTTTCGGCGACGCGGGCGGAGTTGAAGAGGACGGGGCCCCAGCAGATATGGACAGTGACCCTGACTTCCTGTGTAGCTTTGAGAGTGATGAGCTTGAACGGGCAG AGAATCCCCTGGGTGAGCTTAAACACTGCAATCTGCTGACGAAGCAGCTTCAGGAAAGTTGGAAGAAGGCCAGAGTGAAGTTTATTGAAGAGAAGCTGATTTTTGAGGTCACGAGTGCCAATGTCATCCAGGAGTCATCTTCCAAATACGTG GCCTACACCATACACGTAATAAGGTCGGGCTGTTTTGACGAAGACAAGGCACTGATTACTCGGCGGTACACTGATTTTGCAAAGTTGAATGAAACACTCCACAAGCATTTCAGAGAGGATATGGGCAAGGTCGTCTTTCCAAAGAAGAAAATACGGAAAAACTACACACACGAAACCATTGCAAAACGCAGTCGGGCTTTCGAACAGTATCTCCAGCATATCCACTCAATTGCAGACATTCGCAGGTCCAaaatatttttggaattcttttacCTTCGAGATTTAATAGTGGGTCAAGGATTATTACGGGGCGGCATGTGTGAGGACGCTATGGAGACGTTAATCAATGCTCTTCACTTGCAGCAGAAGTTGTGCTCCTGTGATGCAAGCCATTTACTTTTCACTCTGGCTTCTATTTCTGTGTGTTACCAAGAGCAGGATCTCCTCGAGGAGGCCCAGGCTTACTGTGAGCGGGCCTTGCAAACTATAGAAAACCAGGAAAATCATCCTTTACTTGTGCCTTTACTACATTCCAATATCAGGCTCTCGTGGAAAATAGCTAAAGACAAACGCCAATCTGAAGCAAGACTCCAGCAGGTCCAAGAGGCTGGCGTCGATGTTTTAAACCAACCTACTCTCAAAGAACAtcttattaaatatttttcagaatGA
- the snx21 gene encoding sorting nexin-21 isoform X1, which translates to MCVAVIPLQCGNTPFHWEWLMSMQSLTLCYTSALPWSTSAALSPEIAALGRKHLPAPVCRVWDMASKLLHRFRRRVEKCGVADETGEDFPEKSELYDETEGVSARLSGTLSFGDAGGVEEDGAPADMDSDPDFLCSFESDELERAENPLGELKHCNLLTKQLQESWKKARVKFIEEKLIFEVTSANVIQESSSKYVAYTIHVIRSGCFDEDKALITRRYTDFAKLNETLHKHFREDMGKVVFPKKKIRKNYTHETIAKRSRAFEQYLQHIHSIADIRRSKIFLEFFYLRDLIVGQGLLRGGMCEDAMETLINALHLQQKLCSCDASHLLFTLASISVCYQEQDLLEEAQAYCERALQTIENQENHPLLVPLLHSNIRLSWKIAKDKRQSEARLQQVQEAGVDVLNQPTLKEHLIKYFSE; encoded by the exons ATGTGTGTTGCTGTGATTCCGCTGCAGTGTGGCAACACGCCCTTTCACTGGGAATGGTTGATGTCCATGCAAAGTCTGACGTTGTGTTACACCAGTGCTTTACCCTGGTCTACTAGTGCAGCCCTTAGCCCCGAGATTGCAGCACTCGGACGTAAACATCTACCTGCTCCTGTTTGCAGAGTGTGGGATATGGCCTCCAAACTCCTGCACAGGTTTCGGAGGAGGGTTGAAAAATGCGGCGTTGCTGACGAAACGGGGGAAGACTTTCCTGAGAAATCGGAGCTTTACGACGAGACGGAGGGGGTGTCCGCCCGCCTCAGCGGGACTCTGAGTTTCGGCGACGCGGGCGGAGTTGAAGAGGACGGGGCCCCAGCAGATATGGACAGTGACCCTGACTTCCTGTGTAGCTTTGAGAGTGATGAGCTTGAACGGGCAG AGAATCCCCTGGGTGAGCTTAAACACTGCAATCTGCTGACGAAGCAGCTTCAGGAAAGTTGGAAGAAGGCCAGAGTGAAGTTTATTGAAGAGAAGCTGATTTTTGAGGTCACGAGTGCCAATGTCATCCAGGAGTCATCTTCCAAATACGTG GCCTACACCATACACGTAATAAGGTCGGGCTGTTTTGACGAAGACAAGGCACTGATTACTCGGCGGTACACTGATTTTGCAAAGTTGAATGAAACACTCCACAAGCATTTCAGAGAGGATATGGGCAAGGTCGTCTTTCCAAAGAAGAAAATACGGAAAAACTACACACACGAAACCATTGCAAAACGCAGTCGGGCTTTCGAACAGTATCTCCAGCATATCCACTCAATTGCAGACATTCGCAGGTCCAaaatatttttggaattcttttacCTTCGAGATTTAATAGTGGGTCAAGGATTATTACGGGGCGGCATGTGTGAGGACGCTATGGAGACGTTAATCAATGCTCTTCACTTGCAGCAGAAGTTGTGCTCCTGTGATGCAAGCCATTTACTTTTCACTCTGGCTTCTATTTCTGTGTGTTACCAAGAGCAGGATCTCCTCGAGGAGGCCCAGGCTTACTGTGAGCGGGCCTTGCAAACTATAGAAAACCAGGAAAATCATCCTTTACTTGTGCCTTTACTACATTCCAATATCAGGCTCTCGTGGAAAATAGCTAAAGACAAACGCCAATCTGAAGCAAGACTCCAGCAGGTCCAAGAGGCTGGCGTCGATGTTTTAAACCAACCTACTCTCAAAGAACAtcttattaaatatttttcagaatGA
- the snx21 gene encoding sorting nexin-21 isoform X3 gives MCVAVIPLQCGNTPFHWEWLMSMQSLTLCYTSALPWSTSAALSPEIAALGRKHLPAPVCRVWDMASKLLHRFRRRVEKCGVADETGEDFPEKSELYDETEGVSARLSGTLSFGDAGGVEEDGAPADMDSDPDFLCSFESDELERAENPLGELKHCNLLTKQLQESWKKARVKFIEEKLIFEVTSANVIQESSSKYVAYTIHVIRSGCFDEDKALITRRYTDFAKLNETLHKHFREDMGKVVFPKKKIRKNYTHETIAKRSRAFEQYLQHIHSIADIRSSNLSRGNRAEDTKRQEGIKFRGIQGSELWLEVLLK, from the exons ATGTGTGTTGCTGTGATTCCGCTGCAGTGTGGCAACACGCCCTTTCACTGGGAATGGTTGATGTCCATGCAAAGTCTGACGTTGTGTTACACCAGTGCTTTACCCTGGTCTACTAGTGCAGCCCTTAGCCCCGAGATTGCAGCACTCGGACGTAAACATCTACCTGCTCCTGTTTGCAGAGTGTGGGATATGGCCTCCAAACTCCTGCACAGGTTTCGGAGGAGGGTTGAAAAATGCGGCGTTGCTGACGAAACGGGGGAAGACTTTCCTGAGAAATCGGAGCTTTACGACGAGACGGAGGGGGTGTCCGCCCGCCTCAGCGGGACTCTGAGTTTCGGCGACGCGGGCGGAGTTGAAGAGGACGGGGCCCCAGCAGATATGGACAGTGACCCTGACTTCCTGTGTAGCTTTGAGAGTGATGAGCTTGAACGGGCAG AGAATCCCCTGGGTGAGCTTAAACACTGCAATCTGCTGACGAAGCAGCTTCAGGAAAGTTGGAAGAAGGCCAGAGTGAAGTTTATTGAAGAGAAGCTGATTTTTGAGGTCACGAGTGCCAATGTCATCCAGGAGTCATCTTCCAAATACGTG GCCTACACCATACACGTAATAAGGTCGGGCTGTTTTGACGAAGACAAGGCACTGATTACTCGGCGGTACACTGATTTTGCAAAGTTGAATGAAACACTCCACAAGCATTTCAGAGAGGATATGGGCAAGGTCGTCTTTCCAAAGAAGAAAATACGGAAAAACTACACACACGAAACCATTGCAAAACGCAGTCGGGCTTTCGAACAGTATCTCCAGCATATCCACTCAATTGCAGACATTCGCAG ttctaacctATCAAGAGGCAATAGAGCCGAAGACACCAAGAGGCAAGAGGGAATTAAATTCCGTGGAATACAAGGATCAGAACTGTGGTTGGAGGTCTTActgaaatga